In a genomic window of Chroicocephalus ridibundus chromosome 18, bChrRid1.1, whole genome shotgun sequence:
- the CHEK1 gene encoding serine/threonine-protein kinase Chk1, which translates to MAVPFVEDWDLVQTLGEGAYGEVQLAVNRRTEEAVAVKIVDMKRAADCPENIKKEICINKMLNHENVVKFYGHRREGATQFLFLEYCSGGELFDRIEPDIGMPEPEAQRFFQQLIAGVVYLHGIGITHRDLKPENLLLDERDNLKISDFGLATVFRHNGRERLLNRTCGTLPYVAPELLRRPHFRAEPVDVWACGVVLTAMLAGELPWDQPSDACQEYSDWKERKTYLPPWKKIDSAPLALLHKILTESPTARITIPDIKKDRWFSKPLKKGVKRARVSSGGVADSPGGFSKHVRSDMDFSPVKGALGEEKSGYSTSQPEPGTGGTLWDNGATTIDRLVQGISFSQPACPEHMLLNSQLLGTPGSSQSPWQRLVKRMTRFFTKLDADGSYRALKEVCEKMGYGWKKSCTNQVTISTTDRRNNKLIFKVNLVEMEGKILVDFRLSKGDGLEFKRHFLKIKGKLSDVVSTQKVWLPAT; encoded by the exons atGGCGGTGCCGTTCGTGGAGGACTGGGACCTGGTGCAGACGCTGGGCGAGGGCGCCTACGGGGA GGTGCAGCTGGCCGTCAACCGCCGCACCGAGGAAGCCGTGGCCGTGAAGATCGTGGACATGAAGCGCGCGGCCGACTGCCCGGAGAACATCAAGAAGGAGATCTGCATCAACAAGATGCTCAACCACGAGAACGTCGTCAAGTTCTACGGCCACCGGCGCGAGGGGGCCACGCAGTTCCTCTTCCTGGAGTACTGCAGCGGCGGCGAGCTCTTCGACCGCATCG AACCGGATATCGGGATGCCGGAGCCGGAGGCGCAGCGTTTCTTCCAGCAGTTGATCGCCGGCGTG GTCTATCTGCACGGCATCGGCATCACCCACCGCGACCTGAAGCCGGAGAACCTGCTGCTGGATGAGCgag ACAACCTGAAAATCTCCGATTTCGGCTTGGCCACCGTCTTCAGGCACAACGGCCGGGAGCGGCTGCTCAACAGGACGTGCGGCACCCTGCCCTACGTGGCCCCCGAGCTGCTGCGCCGCCCCCACTTCAGGGCCGAGCCCGTCGACGTCTGGGCCTGCGGCGTGGTGCTCACCGCCATGCTGGCCGGAG agctgccctgggaccaGCCCAGCGACGCCTGCCAGGAATACAGCGACTGGAAAGAGCGGAAAACCTACCTCCCGCCTTGGAAGAAGATCGATTCGGCGCCCTTAG ctttgcTGCACAAGATCCTGACGGAGAGCCCGACGGCCAGGATCACCATTCCCGACATCAAGAAGGATCGGTGGTTCAGCAAACCCCTCAAAAAGG GCGTCAAGCGGGCTCGCGTGTCCTCGGGGGGGGTCGCCGACTCCCCCGGCGGCTTCTCCAAGCACGTCCGCTCCGACATGGATTTCTCGCCCGTGAAGGGCGCGCTCGG CGAGGAGAAGTCGGGCTATTCCACGTCGCAGCCGGAACCCGGCACGGGGGGGACGCTGTGGGACAACGGGGCCACCACCATCGACCGCCTGGTGCAGGGCATCAGCTTCTCGCAGCCCGCCTGCCCCGAGCACATGCTGCTCAACAGCCAGCTCCTCGGcacccccggcagctcccag AGCCCGTGGCAGCGGCTGGTGAAGCGGATGACGCGCTTCTTCACCAAACTGGACGCCGACGGCTCGTACCGCGCCCTGAAGGAGGTGTGTGAGAAGATGGGGTACGGCTGGAAGAAGAGCTGCACCAACCAG GTCACCATCTCGACCACGGACAGGAGGAACAACAAGCTCATCTTCAAGGTGAACCTGGTGGAGATGGAGGGCAAGATTTTGGTGGATTTTCGCCTCTCCAAG